Proteins from one Malaya genurostris strain Urasoe2022 chromosome 2, Malgen_1.1, whole genome shotgun sequence genomic window:
- the LOC131432014 gene encoding extracellular serine/threonine protein CG31145 → MYWIRSKKLKERLALGFGASLVLFTLLLVIDLQMDLGVSRGDFIPSHARIRFASEDDKSGIYNEFHRKFLAKSNASGSKEYLTTNPHTRGRTDTSGAGFPGKQITTTPPHDRFKDLTAVVVAPKNRRNPQYFERIVIKEDYTEDINPSLAEMLDLRVSSNASNLEKFQLSITKNELYSKSDRLVDAVIQDMITLPIKHVVQKEGGTQIKLIIEYPNDIHALFKPMRFPREQQTLPNHFYFTDYERHTAEIAAFHLDRLMGFRRAMPVTGRILNITTEIEAVCDENLLKTFFVSPARNKCFHGKCSYYCDTSHAICGSPDTLEGSFAAFLPTQPDTQRKVWRHPWRRSYHKRRKAQWETDPDYCSMVRDIPPYDEDRRLLDLMDMSVFDFLTGNMDRHHYETFKIFGNDTFPIHLDHGRGFGRPFHDELTILAPLLQCCLIRSSTLETLLLLHNGPKPLSERMRESMASDPITPVLWEPHLVALDRRIGIVLQAVRDCLKKASEEEEFDAGQNQLGNGDSFS, encoded by the coding sequence ATGTATTGGATACGGTCCAAAAAGTTGAAAGAGCGCCTGGCGCTCGGTTTCGGCGCCTCGCTTGTGTTGTTCACACTGCTGCTGGTGATCGATTTACAAATGGATCTCGGTGTGTCTCGAGGAGATTTCATTCCTTCCCATGCGCGAATACGTTTCGCCAGCGAGGATGATAAAAGCGGTATCTACAATGAGTTTCATCggaagtttttggccaaaagcaACGCTTCCGGTTCGAAAGAATATCTAACCACGAACCCACATACTCGTGGCAGGACGGATACGTCGGGAGCGGGGTTCCCGGGAAAACAAATAACCACTACGCCACCACACGATCGTTTCAAGGATTTGACAGCGGTGGTGGTGGCGCCGAAAAACCGAAGAAATCCGCAATACTTTGAGCGGATCGTCATCAAAGAAGACTATACGGAAGACATAAATCCGAGCCTGGCGGAAATGCTCGATCTGCGAGTGAGTTCCAATGCAAGCAATCTGGAGAAGTTTCAACTATCGATTACCAAAAACGAGCTTTACTCTAAGAGTGACCGACTCGTAGACGCTGTGATTCAAGATATGATTACGCTCCCGATTAAGCACGTAGTTCAGAAAGAAGGTGGCACCCAGATTAAACTGATAATCGAATATCCGAACGATATTCACGCTCTGTTTAAACCGATGCGGTTCCCCCGGGAACAGCAAACGCTACCGAATCATTTTTACTTCACCGACTACGAACGACACACGGCGGAAATTGCCGCATTCCATCTGGACCGGTTGATGGGTTTCCGTCGAGCGATGCCCGTAACTGGCCGAATTTTAAACATTACCACCGAGATCGAAGCGGTGTGCGATGAAAACCTGCTGAAAACATTCTTCGTGTCACCGGCGCGCAACAAGTGTTTCCACGGCAAATGTTCCTACTATTGTGATACATCCCACGCGATCTGCGGCAGTCCCGACACGCTGGAAGGTTCGTTCGCGGCCTTCCTACCGACACAACCGGATACCCAGCGAAAGGTGTGGCGGCATCCCTGGCGTCGGTCGTACCACAAACGCAGGAAGGCCCAGTGGGAAACGGATCCGGACTACTGTTCCATGGTACGCGACATTCCCCCGTACGACGAAGACCGCCGACTGTTGGATCTGATGGACATGTCGGTTTTCGATTTTCTCACCGGCAACATGGATCGACACCATTACGAAACATTCAAAATCTTCGGAAACGACACGTTTCCGATTCATCTGGACCACGGTCGAGGCTTTGGTCGACCATTCCACGATGAACTTACCATCCTGGCCCCGTTGCTGCAGTGCTGCTTGATCCGATCGTCAACGTTGGAGACGCTTCTGCTGCTGCACAACGGCCCGAAACCGTTGTCGGAGCGGATGCGGGAATCGATGGCATCGGATCCGATCACTCCGGTTCTGTGGGAACCGCATCTGGTCGCGCTGGATCGGAGGATCGGTATCGTACTGCAGGCTGTCCGGGATTGTCTCAAGAAGGCTTCCGAAGAGGAAGAATTCGACGCTGGACAAAATCAACTCGGTAACGGTGATAGCTTCTCCTAG